One region of Mycolicibacterium rhodesiae NBB3 genomic DNA includes:
- a CDS encoding DUF349 domain-containing protein → MTISEPGGPASSLEPAAGSLPPRPTPRPGPPRPAPRPGRPAATIAAPPSSDPHRFGRVDPDGTVWLITGSGERNIGSWQAGDTEAAFAHFGRRFDDLATEVALMESRLESGTGDARKIKAAAAALAETLADAHVLGDVDALAARLTTIVEHADETAQADKAKREEHRAAQIARKEALAAEAEELAANSTQWKVAGDRLREILDEWRTITGLDRKSDDALWKRYSAAREAFNRRRGSHFADLDRERAGARQAKEAICERAEALADSTDWGPTAAAFRDLLTEWKAAGRAAKDVDDALWQRLKAAQDTFFSARNAATAERDTEFRANAEAKEKLLAEAERLDTGDLDAARAALRTIGDKWDAIGKVPRERSAELERRLRAVEKKVRDAPTSGVDPEAQARADQFRSRAEQYERQAEKAAAAGREKDAAEARANAEQWRQWADAAAESLGKR, encoded by the coding sequence ATGACGATCAGCGAGCCAGGAGGACCGGCCTCCTCCCTAGAACCAGCGGCTGGGTCTCTCCCGCCCAGACCCACCCCGCGACCAGGACCGCCGCGTCCCGCTCCACGACCCGGCCGACCGGCGGCGACGATTGCGGCACCCCCGTCGAGTGATCCGCACCGCTTCGGCAGGGTGGACCCCGACGGCACCGTGTGGCTGATCACCGGTTCGGGTGAACGCAACATCGGCTCCTGGCAGGCCGGCGACACCGAAGCCGCATTCGCGCATTTCGGCCGCCGCTTCGACGACCTGGCTACCGAAGTGGCCCTGATGGAGAGCCGGCTGGAATCCGGCACCGGCGACGCCCGCAAGATCAAGGCGGCGGCCGCAGCGCTCGCCGAAACCCTGGCCGACGCGCATGTGCTGGGCGATGTGGATGCGCTGGCCGCCAGGCTCACGACCATCGTCGAACACGCCGACGAGACCGCGCAGGCCGACAAAGCCAAGCGTGAGGAGCACCGCGCCGCCCAGATCGCGCGCAAGGAAGCGCTGGCCGCCGAAGCCGAGGAGCTTGCGGCCAACTCCACGCAGTGGAAGGTGGCGGGCGACCGGTTGCGCGAGATCCTCGACGAGTGGCGCACGATCACCGGGCTGGACCGCAAGTCCGACGACGCGCTGTGGAAGCGGTACTCCGCGGCCCGGGAGGCGTTCAACCGCAGGCGTGGTTCGCATTTCGCCGACCTCGACCGCGAACGTGCTGGAGCGCGGCAGGCCAAGGAAGCGATCTGTGAACGTGCCGAAGCACTGGCCGACTCGACGGACTGGGGACCGACGGCCGCCGCGTTCCGCGATCTGCTGACCGAGTGGAAGGCGGCGGGCCGGGCAGCCAAGGACGTCGACGACGCACTGTGGCAGCGGCTCAAGGCGGCGCAGGACACGTTCTTCTCCGCACGCAACGCTGCGACGGCCGAACGTGATACCGAGTTCCGCGCCAACGCCGAGGCCAAGGAGAAGCTGCTCGCCGAGGCCGAGCGTCTCGATACCGGCGATCTCGACGCGGCCAGAGCCGCCCTGCGGACGATCGGCGACAAGTGGGACGCGATCGGCAAGGTGCCACGGGAGCGCAGTGCCGAGCTGGAACGTCGACTACGTGCCGTCGAGAAGAAGGTACGCGACGCCCCGACCAGCGGTGTCGATCCCGAGGCTCAGGCGCGCGCGGACCAATTCCGTTCTCGTGCAGAGCAATACGAGCGCCAGGCCGAGAAGGCTGCCGCCGCGGGGCGGGAGAAGGACGCGGCCGAGGCCCGGGCGAACGCCGAGCAGTGGCGGCAGTGGGCCGACGCGGCGGCCGAGTCACTCGGCAAGCGTTGA
- the dapF gene encoding diaminopimelate epimerase yields the protein MKFAKGHGTQNDFVLLPDPEGRLTLTPAAVAALCDRRRGLGADGVLRVTTAAAAHAAGVFDRIPEGVAPGDWYMDYRNADGSIAQMCGNGVRVFAHYLRASGMESRDEFIVGSLAGPRPVVLHAWDSTGADVTVEMGKANHFGTGEATVGGRPFAGLAIDVGNPHLACVDPGMTLDDLAALDVAAPVSFDRAQFPDGVNVEVLTAPADGVVAMRVHERGVGETRSCGTGTVAAAVAALAFEGATTGTLRVHIPGGDVTVTVTDASSYLRGPSVLVAEGDLSEEWWRAVQR from the coding sequence GTGAAGTTCGCCAAGGGGCACGGCACGCAGAACGACTTTGTGCTGTTGCCCGACCCGGAGGGCAGGTTGACGCTGACGCCTGCCGCGGTGGCCGCGCTGTGCGACCGCCGCCGGGGTCTTGGCGCGGACGGTGTGCTGCGGGTGACCACGGCGGCGGCTGCCCATGCGGCGGGCGTGTTCGACCGGATTCCCGAGGGCGTCGCTCCCGGTGACTGGTATATGGACTATCGCAATGCCGACGGCTCGATCGCGCAGATGTGCGGCAACGGGGTCCGGGTGTTCGCGCACTATCTGCGCGCCTCAGGAATGGAGAGCCGCGACGAGTTCATCGTCGGATCGCTGGCCGGCCCGCGCCCGGTCGTGCTGCACGCCTGGGATTCCACCGGCGCCGACGTCACCGTCGAAATGGGCAAAGCCAATCATTTCGGCACCGGCGAGGCGACGGTCGGCGGCAGGCCGTTCGCCGGCCTCGCGATCGATGTCGGGAATCCCCACCTGGCGTGTGTCGATCCAGGCATGACGCTCGACGACCTCGCCGCGCTCGACGTTGCCGCGCCGGTGTCGTTCGACCGCGCGCAGTTCCCCGACGGGGTCAACGTGGAGGTGCTGACGGCGCCCGCCGACGGGGTGGTCGCGATGCGAGTGCACGAACGCGGCGTCGGCGAGACCCGGTCGTGCGGGACGGGAACGGTGGCCGCAGCCGTCGCAGCGCTGGCGTTCGAGGGCGCCACCACCGGGACGTTGCGGGTGCATATCCCGGGTGGAGACGTCACGGTGACAGTGACCGATGCGAGTAGTTACCTTCGTGGCCCGTCGGTCCTGGTGGCCGAGGGCGACCTGTCCGAGGAATGGTGGCGTGCTGTCCAGCGTTAA
- a CDS encoding amino acid ABC transporter permease, which produces MEVFTEYRAQIFEAFWTTIQLTVFSAVGALILGTLLAAMRLSPVPMLNWVGAAYVNVVRNTPLTLIILFCSFGLSQTLGITLVDRNSPTSIDDSNFRLAVLGFTVYTAAFVCETVRSGVNTVPLGQAEAARSLGLTFGQNLRIVLLPQAFRSVIIPLGSVLIALTKNTTIASAIGVAEAALLMKEMIENTAALMTIGIIFAAGFVILTLPTGLFFGWLGKRMAVAR; this is translated from the coding sequence GTGGAGGTCTTCACCGAGTACCGCGCCCAGATCTTCGAGGCGTTCTGGACCACGATCCAGCTGACGGTCTTCTCCGCCGTCGGAGCCCTGATCCTCGGCACGTTGCTGGCGGCGATGCGACTCTCGCCGGTGCCGATGCTGAACTGGGTGGGCGCGGCGTACGTCAACGTGGTCCGCAACACCCCGCTCACGCTGATCATCCTGTTCTGTTCGTTCGGGTTGTCTCAGACGCTGGGGATCACGCTGGTCGACCGGAACTCGCCGACGTCCATCGACGACAGCAACTTCCGGCTCGCGGTTCTCGGATTCACCGTCTACACCGCGGCTTTCGTGTGCGAAACGGTCCGATCGGGCGTCAACACCGTGCCGCTCGGGCAGGCCGAGGCCGCGCGGTCACTGGGTCTGACGTTTGGCCAGAACCTGCGGATAGTCTTGCTGCCGCAGGCCTTTCGCTCGGTGATCATCCCGTTGGGCTCGGTGCTGATCGCGCTGACGAAGAACACCACGATCGCTTCGGCCATCGGTGTCGCCGAGGCCGCTCTGCTGATGAAGGAGATGATCGAGAACACTGCGGCTCTGATGACGATCGGCATCATCTTCGCGGCCGGATTTGTCATCCTCACGCTACCGACGGGGCTGTTCTTCGGGTGGCTGGGCAAGCGGATGGCGGTGGCCAGGTGA
- a CDS encoding amino acid ABC transporter ATP-binding protein, translated as MVSMEGVNKHFGSLHVLKDINLTVDRGQVIVVLGPSGSGKSTLCRTINRLETIDSGTIAIDGEVLPAEGKKLAQLRSDVGMVFQSFNLFAHKTILENVTLAPMRVRKVSKDKARETAMSLLERVGVANQADKYPAQLSGGQQQRVAIARSLAMNPKVMLFDEPTSALDPEMINEVLNVMTSLAKEGMTMVVVTHEMGFARGAANRVVFMADGAIVEAAEPTEFFTNPKSDRAKDFLSKILKH; from the coding sequence ATGGTCTCGATGGAGGGTGTCAACAAACACTTCGGCAGCCTTCATGTGCTCAAGGACATCAACCTGACAGTGGACCGCGGGCAGGTGATCGTCGTCCTCGGCCCGTCCGGGTCGGGAAAGTCGACGTTGTGCCGCACGATCAACCGTCTCGAGACCATCGACTCGGGGACGATCGCGATCGACGGCGAGGTGCTGCCCGCCGAGGGCAAGAAGCTGGCGCAGTTGCGGTCTGACGTCGGCATGGTGTTCCAGTCGTTCAATCTGTTCGCGCACAAGACAATCCTGGAGAACGTGACGCTGGCACCGATGAGGGTGCGCAAAGTGTCCAAGGACAAAGCCCGCGAGACGGCGATGTCATTGCTTGAGCGGGTCGGGGTGGCCAATCAGGCCGACAAGTACCCGGCGCAACTGTCCGGTGGCCAACAACAGCGGGTGGCGATCGCACGGTCGCTGGCAATGAACCCCAAGGTCATGCTTTTCGACGAGCCGACCAGCGCGCTGGACCCGGAGATGATCAACGAAGTCCTCAACGTCATGACCTCGCTCGCCAAGGAGGGTATGACAATGGTGGTCGTGACCCACGAGATGGGTTTCGCGCGGGGTGCTGCCAACCGGGTCGTGTTCATGGCCGACGGGGCGATCGTCGAGGCGGCCGAACCGACAGAGTTCTTCACCAACCCGAAGTCCGACCGCGCCAAGGACTTTCTCTCCAAGATTCTCAAGCACTAG
- a CDS encoding Rv2732c family membrane protein, whose translation MNRPEDGDFESFKGDIEAAERRVAREIDPGPRALVIAIGVFVLLLSFVLPHTGTAKGLDVLISSDVAVREGITLPSRVFTWLALVFGVGFSMLALLTRRWALAWIALAGSTVASLLGLLAVWSRQTAPSAYPGPGIGLIVAWLAVILVTFHWARAVWARTAVHLAAEEERRRRVAEQQRKGLLDGLDDDNGEN comes from the coding sequence GTGAACAGGCCAGAGGACGGCGACTTCGAGAGTTTCAAGGGCGACATCGAGGCAGCGGAGCGCCGCGTCGCACGCGAAATCGACCCGGGCCCACGGGCGTTGGTCATCGCCATCGGCGTGTTCGTGCTGCTGCTGTCGTTCGTCCTGCCGCACACCGGCACTGCCAAGGGACTGGACGTGCTGATCAGCAGCGACGTGGCGGTCCGTGAAGGGATCACCCTGCCGTCACGTGTGTTCACCTGGCTGGCTCTGGTGTTCGGTGTCGGCTTCTCGATGCTGGCGCTGCTGACCCGCCGCTGGGCGCTGGCCTGGATCGCGCTGGCTGGGTCGACGGTGGCCTCGCTGCTCGGACTGCTCGCGGTGTGGTCACGACAGACCGCGCCCAGCGCCTACCCCGGCCCCGGTATCGGGCTGATCGTCGCCTGGCTCGCGGTCATCCTGGTGACCTTCCACTGGGCACGTGCGGTGTGGGCGCGCACAGCGGTTCACCTTGCTGCTGAGGAAGAGCGTCGTCGCCGTGTCGCCGAGCAGCAGCGCAAAGGGCTCCTCGACGGCCTCGACGACGACAACGGAGAGAACTGA
- a CDS encoding glutamate ABC transporter substrate-binding protein codes for MPFISKRVLGAVVLALALPLAATACGGGSGGGDTIVIGTKFDQPGLGLKNPDGTMSGFDVDVAKYVAQQLGYSEDKIEWKESPSAQRETLIQNGQVEFIAATYSITDSRKEKISFAGPYLVTGQSLLVREDNTDITGEASLQNNKKLCSVSGSTPAQRIKDKYPGVQLQQYDTYSACVEALKNGAVDAVTTDEVILAGYAAQTPGAFKLVGGTFSEERYGIGLKKGDTELQKKINDAIVKMETDGAWKAAWDKNLGPAGLPAPTPPKIDQT; via the coding sequence ATGCCATTTATTTCGAAGCGCGTCCTGGGGGCGGTTGTGCTCGCTCTCGCGCTGCCGTTGGCGGCGACCGCGTGCGGCGGAGGCAGCGGCGGTGGCGACACGATCGTCATCGGGACGAAGTTCGACCAGCCCGGTCTCGGCTTGAAGAATCCAGACGGCACGATGAGCGGGTTCGACGTGGATGTCGCGAAGTACGTTGCGCAGCAACTGGGTTACAGCGAGGACAAGATCGAGTGGAAGGAATCGCCGTCAGCCCAGCGCGAAACGCTCATCCAGAACGGTCAGGTGGAGTTCATCGCGGCGACCTACTCGATCACCGATTCCCGCAAAGAGAAGATCTCGTTCGCCGGCCCGTATCTGGTCACCGGCCAGAGCCTGCTCGTGCGCGAGGACAACACCGACATCACCGGTGAGGCCTCGCTGCAGAACAACAAGAAGTTGTGTTCGGTGTCGGGTTCGACTCCCGCGCAACGCATCAAGGACAAGTACCCGGGCGTGCAGCTGCAGCAGTACGACACCTATTCGGCGTGCGTCGAGGCTCTCAAGAACGGTGCGGTCGACGCCGTCACGACCGACGAGGTGATCCTGGCCGGTTACGCCGCGCAGACTCCGGGCGCCTTCAAGCTCGTCGGCGGGACGTTCTCCGAGGAGCGCTACGGCATCGGCTTGAAGAAGGGTGATACCGAGCTCCAGAAGAAGATCAACGACGCGATCGTGAAGATGGAGACCGACGGAGCGTGGAAGGCGGCCTGGGACAAGAATCTCGGGCCTGCCGGTTTGCCTGCACCGACGCCGCCGAAGATCGACCAGACATAG
- the miaB gene encoding tRNA (N6-isopentenyl adenosine(37)-C2)-methylthiotransferase MiaB, which yields MVTQQRNADNFVGSSREHSSQGVRQDDAVISTRERSSVRTYQVRTYGCQMNVHDSERLAGLLEAAGYRKAADDTDADIVVFNTCAVRENADNKLYGNLSHLVPRKQANPDMQIAVGGCLAQKDRDTVLKRAPWVDVVFGTHNIGSLPALLDRARHNRAAQVEIVEALEEFPSALPAARESAYAAWVSVSVGCNNTCTFCIVPALRGKEVDRRPGDVLAEVTSLVDQGVLEVTLLGQNVNAYGVSFADKGEPRDRGAFAKLLRACGRIDGLERVRFTSPHPAEFTDDVIEAMAQTPNVCPTLHMPLQSGSDRILRAMRRSYRAERYLAIIDRVRAAIPHAAITTDLIVGFPGETEEDFQATLDVVERARFASAFTFQYSKRPGTPAAELADQIPKDVVAERYKRLIDLQERVSLEENTALIGHTVELLVATGEGRKDAATARMSGRARDGRLVHFNPGGLQIRPGDVVTTTVTDAAPHHLIADAAIGSHRRTRAGDAHAAGKTPHTGVGLGMPGVGVPAEPQSSTGCGR from the coding sequence ATGGTGACGCAGCAGAGGAACGCCGACAACTTTGTCGGCTCTTCGCGCGAGCACTCATCGCAAGGTGTTCGCCAGGATGACGCCGTCATCTCTACGCGGGAGCGCTCGAGCGTGCGTACGTATCAGGTCCGCACCTACGGATGTCAGATGAACGTCCATGACTCCGAGCGGCTGGCGGGATTGCTGGAGGCCGCCGGATACCGCAAGGCCGCCGACGACACCGACGCCGACATCGTCGTCTTCAACACGTGCGCGGTGCGGGAGAACGCGGACAACAAGCTCTACGGCAACCTCAGCCATCTGGTGCCGCGGAAGCAGGCCAATCCCGATATGCAGATCGCCGTCGGCGGGTGCCTGGCGCAGAAGGACCGCGACACGGTGCTGAAGCGGGCACCGTGGGTCGACGTCGTGTTCGGCACGCACAACATCGGATCGCTGCCTGCGCTGCTCGACCGCGCCCGCCACAACAGGGCCGCCCAAGTCGAGATCGTCGAAGCGCTCGAAGAGTTCCCGTCCGCACTGCCCGCGGCCCGCGAGTCCGCCTATGCCGCTTGGGTCTCGGTGTCCGTCGGTTGCAACAACACCTGCACGTTCTGCATCGTGCCGGCCCTACGCGGTAAGGAGGTAGACCGCAGACCCGGCGATGTTCTCGCCGAGGTGACCTCCCTGGTCGATCAGGGTGTGCTCGAGGTGACCCTGCTCGGACAGAACGTCAACGCATACGGCGTGTCCTTCGCTGACAAGGGCGAACCGCGCGATCGGGGAGCGTTCGCCAAACTACTTCGCGCGTGCGGACGCATCGACGGGCTGGAGCGCGTGCGTTTCACCTCGCCGCATCCCGCCGAGTTCACCGACGACGTGATCGAGGCGATGGCGCAGACGCCGAATGTCTGCCCCACACTGCACATGCCGTTGCAGTCGGGTTCCGATCGGATCCTGCGGGCGATGCGGCGGTCCTATCGTGCCGAGCGCTACCTGGCGATCATCGACCGCGTGCGCGCCGCCATTCCGCACGCCGCGATCACCACGGACCTCATCGTCGGATTCCCCGGCGAGACCGAGGAGGATTTCCAGGCCACCCTCGATGTCGTCGAGCGGGCGCGGTTCGCCAGTGCCTTCACTTTCCAATATTCCAAACGACCCGGCACACCGGCCGCCGAGCTGGCCGACCAGATTCCCAAAGACGTTGTGGCCGAACGGTACAAGCGCCTCATCGACCTCCAGGAGCGGGTCTCGTTGGAGGAGAACACCGCGCTGATCGGGCACACAGTCGAGCTGCTGGTCGCCACCGGCGAGGGCCGCAAGGACGCCGCGACCGCGCGGATGTCGGGGCGGGCGCGTGACGGCCGGCTCGTGCACTTCAACCCCGGCGGCCTGCAGATCCGACCGGGCGACGTCGTCACGACAACGGTCACCGATGCCGCCCCGCACCACCTGATCGCCGATGCGGCCATCGGCAGTCACCGCCGTACCCGAGCAGGTGACGCCCACGCCGCAGGGAAGACCCCACATACCGGTGTCGGTCTGGGAATGCCGGGAGTCGGCGTTCCCGCGGAACCGCAGTCCTCGACTGGGTGCGGCCGGTGA
- a CDS encoding TIGR03560 family F420-dependent LLM class oxidoreductase yields MLLSAKIAPTFDYPVLHEFWSRADELGFHSVANYDHFYGLSDMADPTYEGWTSLAAMACVVSRARIGCMVAGVTYRHPAILAKMAVTVDHISGGRLDFGLGAGWHEEEHRGYGLEFPSAAVRVEMLDEALTIIRRLWTEDTVSFEGRHYRLREALANPKPLQKPHPPIVVGGEKPKMLRVIARHADEWNVPSHGDVQMWAKTSARLDEACAEVGRDPGAIRRSIQLFVLPAKEGHLEEQLARLPELEALGCDHAVLSFYQPPSAQQMKRCAELI; encoded by the coding sequence ATGCTGTTGTCAGCCAAGATCGCCCCGACGTTCGACTACCCGGTACTCCACGAGTTCTGGTCGCGGGCTGATGAACTGGGATTCCACTCGGTCGCGAACTACGACCACTTCTACGGGTTGTCGGATATGGCGGATCCGACGTACGAAGGCTGGACATCGCTAGCCGCGATGGCCTGCGTGGTATCGCGCGCTCGAATCGGGTGCATGGTCGCCGGTGTGACGTACCGCCATCCGGCGATACTGGCGAAGATGGCGGTGACGGTCGACCACATCAGCGGCGGGCGGCTGGATTTCGGCCTGGGCGCGGGCTGGCACGAAGAAGAGCACCGAGGGTACGGTCTCGAGTTCCCGAGCGCGGCCGTGCGAGTGGAGATGCTCGACGAGGCGCTCACCATCATTCGCCGGTTGTGGACCGAGGACACCGTCAGCTTCGAGGGCCGCCACTATCGCCTACGGGAGGCGCTGGCCAATCCCAAGCCGCTGCAGAAGCCCCACCCACCGATCGTCGTCGGCGGCGAGAAACCGAAGATGTTGCGCGTCATCGCTCGTCACGCCGACGAGTGGAACGTTCCCAGCCACGGTGACGTGCAGATGTGGGCGAAGACCAGTGCCCGGCTCGACGAGGCGTGTGCGGAGGTCGGCCGCGACCCGGGCGCGATCCGGCGCTCGATACAGCTGTTCGTGTTGCCGGCCAAGGAGGGGCATCTCGAGGAGCAGCTGGCCCGCCTGCCCGAGTTGGAGGCTCTCGGGTGCGACCACGCGGTGTTGTCCTTCTATCAGCCGCCCTCGGCGCAACAGATGAAGCGCTGCGCAGAGCTGATCTAG
- the miaA gene encoding tRNA (adenosine(37)-N6)-dimethylallyltransferase MiaA, whose amino-acid sequence MTRPIAIVGPTGTGKSALALAVAERLGGEIVNADAMQLYRGMDIGTAKLAPAERRGIPHHQLDILEVTETASVARYQQAAATDIEAIADRGAVPVVVGGSMMYIQSLLDEWTFPATDPQVRAKYELRLADVGVAALHRELARVDADAAESILPTDGRRIVRALEVVELTGRPFAASFPAIGAPRWDTAIIGLDWETTLLDERLTRRTDAMFSDGLVDEVHSLLSRGLRAGVTASRALGYAQVIADLDDGGDGTAAREPTFVGTRRYVRRQRSWFRRDHRITWLDGAAADTVDDTLRIWRHVS is encoded by the coding sequence GTGACGCGTCCGATCGCGATCGTCGGCCCGACCGGCACCGGGAAATCGGCGCTGGCGCTCGCGGTGGCCGAACGTCTCGGCGGGGAGATCGTGAATGCCGACGCGATGCAGCTCTACCGCGGAATGGACATCGGGACCGCAAAGTTGGCCCCCGCCGAGCGGCGCGGCATCCCGCACCATCAGCTCGACATCCTCGAGGTCACCGAAACCGCCAGCGTGGCCCGCTACCAGCAGGCCGCCGCCACCGACATCGAGGCGATCGCCGATCGCGGCGCGGTGCCGGTCGTGGTCGGCGGATCGATGATGTACATCCAGTCGCTGCTCGACGAATGGACCTTCCCGGCGACCGACCCGCAGGTGCGCGCCAAGTACGAACTACGCCTCGCCGACGTCGGTGTCGCCGCGTTGCACCGGGAGCTGGCGCGCGTCGACGCCGACGCGGCGGAGTCGATCCTGCCGACCGACGGGCGGCGCATCGTGCGCGCCCTGGAGGTGGTCGAGCTGACCGGCCGGCCGTTCGCGGCGTCCTTCCCGGCGATCGGCGCACCTCGGTGGGATACCGCGATCATTGGATTGGACTGGGAAACAACACTTCTCGATGAACGCCTGACTCGGCGGACCGACGCCATGTTCTCCGATGGGCTGGTGGACGAGGTTCACTCGCTGTTGAGCCGTGGGCTGCGCGCCGGGGTGACGGCATCCCGTGCCCTGGGATATGCGCAGGTGATCGCCGATCTCGACGACGGAGGCGACGGCACCGCGGCGCGCGAACCCACGTTCGTCGGAACCCGCCGCTACGTGCGCCGGCAGAGGTCGTGGTTTCGCCGCGACCACCGCATCACCTGGCTCGACGGTGCCGCCGCCGACACTGTCGACGACACGCTGCGCATATGGCGGCACGTATCCTGA
- a CDS encoding amino acid ABC transporter permease produces MSTASVLFDAPGPRARVRNRIVTVVTLVVAAAVVWVLYSRLQARGQLDAAKWEPFLTANLWKTYILPGVQGTLTAAAVSIVLAMVLGFALGVGRMSAHRAIRVPSAIFVEFFRAVPVLIMMIFAYFLFAMYDVFPSKHLALAGVITGLTLYNGAVIAEIVRAGVNALPRGQAEAASALGLRWGQTMRAILLPQAITSMLPVLISQLVVVLKDTAIGYQITFLEMVRQGTQVGAAYGNYIPALIVIAILMIAVNFSLGHFATWLEGRLRRSRRGPAPMHADEPVNQGAFGAGAGGTI; encoded by the coding sequence GTGAGCACGGCATCGGTTCTCTTCGACGCGCCCGGCCCACGCGCACGGGTGCGCAACCGGATCGTCACGGTCGTCACCCTGGTGGTCGCCGCGGCTGTGGTGTGGGTGCTCTACTCGCGGCTGCAGGCACGAGGACAGCTCGACGCGGCGAAGTGGGAGCCGTTTCTGACGGCGAATCTGTGGAAGACCTACATCCTTCCCGGTGTGCAGGGCACGTTGACGGCCGCCGCGGTGTCCATCGTCTTGGCAATGGTGTTGGGATTCGCGCTTGGTGTCGGGCGGATGTCCGCTCACCGGGCGATCCGGGTGCCGTCGGCGATCTTCGTCGAGTTCTTCCGCGCCGTACCAGTGCTGATCATGATGATCTTCGCGTACTTCCTGTTCGCGATGTACGACGTCTTCCCGTCCAAGCACCTGGCGCTGGCGGGCGTCATCACCGGCCTGACGCTCTACAACGGCGCAGTCATCGCCGAGATCGTCCGGGCAGGCGTCAACGCCCTGCCGCGGGGGCAGGCGGAGGCGGCGTCGGCGCTCGGACTGCGGTGGGGTCAGACGATGCGCGCGATCCTTCTGCCGCAGGCGATCACGTCGATGCTGCCCGTGCTCATCTCACAGCTGGTGGTCGTCCTCAAAGACACCGCGATCGGCTACCAGATCACCTTCCTCGAGATGGTGCGTCAGGGCACGCAGGTCGGTGCCGCCTACGGCAACTACATCCCGGCGCTCATCGTCATCGCCATCCTGATGATCGCGGTCAACTTCAGTCTGGGGCATTTCGCGACCTGGCTCGAGGGACGACTACGCCGCTCACGCCGGGGTCCGGCGCCGATGCACGCCGATGAACCCGTCAATCAAGGCGCCTTCGGGGCGGGTGCAGGCGGCACGATCTAG
- a CDS encoding DMT family transporter has protein sequence MPALHEQADIAAMLALGAAFFIAIGDVMHQRQAHEVTDEQVGHVALFVQLLRDRQWWLGSLVAAVGFGLQAAALGLGSVLLVQAMLVTSLLFALPINARLSHRRVTRWEWTWAALLAAAVVVIVTVGNPTAGHSRAAFETWAAVVAVLGPALVLCVIGGSMAKGPLSAVLLAVVSGALWGVFAVLTKGVVDRLDDGVIALLRTPELYAWVAIAVAGTAWQQFSFRAGSLTASLPTMTVTEPVVASALGVVVLGETLRPGDAGWLTLIVAVAVMVFSTGALARGEAASSGDRATRH, from the coding sequence ATGCCCGCCCTTCACGAGCAGGCGGATATCGCCGCCATGCTCGCCCTCGGCGCTGCCTTCTTCATCGCGATCGGCGACGTCATGCACCAGCGTCAGGCGCACGAGGTCACCGACGAACAGGTCGGTCATGTCGCGCTGTTTGTCCAGTTGCTGCGCGACCGCCAGTGGTGGCTGGGCAGCTTGGTCGCCGCCGTCGGGTTCGGGCTGCAGGCCGCCGCGCTGGGCCTCGGTTCGGTGCTGCTGGTGCAGGCCATGCTGGTGACCTCGCTGTTGTTCGCGCTGCCGATCAACGCGCGGCTGTCGCACCGGCGGGTGACGCGGTGGGAGTGGACATGGGCGGCGCTGCTGGCGGCCGCGGTCGTCGTCATCGTCACCGTCGGTAACCCGACAGCCGGGCACTCCCGCGCCGCATTCGAGACGTGGGCCGCGGTGGTCGCGGTGCTCGGACCGGCGCTGGTGCTGTGCGTGATCGGCGGCAGTATGGCGAAGGGCCCGCTCAGCGCCGTGCTGCTGGCCGTGGTGTCCGGAGCGCTGTGGGGCGTGTTCGCGGTGCTGACGAAAGGCGTGGTGGATCGCCTCGACGACGGTGTCATCGCGCTGCTGCGCACACCGGAGCTGTACGCGTGGGTTGCGATCGCCGTTGCGGGGACGGCGTGGCAACAGTTCTCTTTCCGGGCCGGATCACTGACCGCCTCGCTGCCGACGATGACCGTGACCGAACCGGTGGTGGCCTCGGCGCTCGGCGTCGTCGTCCTCGGTGAGACGCTGCGACCCGGCGATGCCGGCTGGCTGACCCTGATCGTCGCCGTCGCGGTGATGGTTTTCTCGACGGGCGCGCTGGCGCGGGGCGAAGCGGCCAGCTCAGGCGACCGCGCGACCCGGCACTAG